Genomic segment of Iocasia fonsfrigidae:
TAGAATTAGATTAAAATCAATGAGGAATCAAAGTCATGGGAAAAAGTTCCTTTTATAGCATCTAAAACATATTTAACTGCACTTGGAGCGTTAAGTTGCTCTGGGTGGGGGGGGTTCAAATTGCTTTTGTGAATTCTTGTCGATTTGCAGGAGTGTTTATTCATGATAGATGAAGATTATGAGAGATGTATTTTTGGCTTAATAGATACATATCGCTTAAAATATATTTTTGTTGCAGCTAAAATAATTAAGACAGCCATACGTGATTAATTAATACAATTATCCATATAAGGTGGTGTATGAAAAATGTTTACCCTAAGAAGTACAATTGAATATTTGCTGACGGTTCTGTAGAAGTTTTGAAGAGTCTGCTTAATATGTGAAAATTTATAAATCATAACAAGATCTATGGCAAGGTGGTGGTGAAAATGTTACAATATAGGAGATGTTACCTGAATTATTCATAAGTTAAAGTCGAATTGAAGGTAAAATTAATTTGACGTGGGATTTAGGATTAAGTATATTATATGAGGAGGTATATGATGAAAATAAAGAAAGTATCACTAATAGGACTTGGAGCCATCGGAGCGGCCTATGGCAGTAAACTAAATGAAGTAGAGTCAATATCACTTAAAGTAATAGCAAGTAAAGATAGAATAGAAAGATATAGTAAACAGGGTTTTGATGTCAATGGTAAAAAATACAATTTTGATTTCATATCACCAGAGGAAGATATTGAGCCAGCTGATCTCATACTGGTTTCAGTAAAATATCATCATTTAAAGCACACCATAGAAGATATGAGAAAACATGTGGGGCCTAATACCATAATCTTATCTCTATTAAATGGTATTTCAAGCGAAGAAATACTAGGTAATGAATACGGTATGAGAAAAATGCTCTATGCCATGTGTGTTGCAATAGATGCAGTTAGGGAAGGTACAAATATTAAATTTTCTAATATTGGGAAAATAGTTTTTGGTGAAAAGGATAATACATATTCAGAAAATGTACTAGCTGTTGAGGAGTTGTTTGATAAGGCTGAAATTCCATATGAAATACCAGAGAATATAATGCGTTCATTATGGTGGAAATTTATGGTCAATGTTGGTATTAATCAGGTTTCAGCAGTATTGAGAGCCCCCTATGGGGTTTTTCAAAAATCAAATAAAGCTTTGGGTTTGATTAAAAACTCTATGGAAGAAGTGATAGAAATATCTAAGAAAATAGGAATTAATCTTGAAATTAAAGATATAGATGAATTTATTAATATAATGATGGAACTATCACCTAATGGGAAAACATCCATGTGTCAAGACATAGAGGGAGGTAGGAAAACAGAAGTGGATATGTTTGCTGGGACTATTTATAAGCTTGGATTAGAGCATGGAGTAAATACTCCAGTAAATAAGATGCTTTATGATATGATTAAAGTCTTAGAGCAAATGGATGAGATAAAAAAATATACTTAGAGTGCAAAAGATTTATTATTATGGAACCTTATATAAAAATAAAGAAGCCAACCGAAGGAAACATGAAAAAATAGTCTGCTAGTTTATGTTTTCTCTTAATGAGTTATTTATAGTATACATTATAAGTATTAATATAGAGTTAAATTAATATTAAAATTGGGTTAAAGTTTGCTTGTAAATAATTGTTTATAATTTTTCTTTTTTATATAGGGTGATGTGGTTAAGATTTAGTGATTATTGATTCTATTGATAACGAAGAAGAAGAGTGGTACTGAAAAAGAATGTTTTCTATGATGAAATTAGCGAAGTGAAGATGATTATGAAAAAAATAAATTAAAATAGAGTTTAATGAAAATATGATAAATATAAAGGTGGGGTAATTTATGAGATTATATAAGAGGAAAATGCTTTTAATAGTATTAGTCATATTATTTATGACAAATACTGCAATTGTTTTTGCAGTAGAAGATGAGGAAACATGGCAGTATTATTATGATAAAAGTAACATTAAGTACAAACTTCGAGAATACGAAAAAGCCTTATCATTTATAGATTTGGCTTTGGATATAAATAATAAAATACCTGCTATCTATAAATTGAAAGGGGAAATATACATTAAGCTACACAAATTTAATGAAGCAATTTTTTGTTATGATGAAGCATTGAAGTTAGGTGAACATGAAGCAACTTTTTACTTAAGTAAGGGGATAGCATATTTATATCTTAAAGAAAATGAAAAAGCAGTTAATTTGTTTAAATGTTTGGAGGGTTAATGATATGAAAATTGCATATAAAACTAGAAAGGAATTTGCTATTCAACAATTACAGGAATTATTTCTTTCAGTGGAATGGAGTTCAGGTGATTATCCAGATAAGCTACAAGCAGCAATGAAAAATTCACATACAGTATTTTCTGCTTGGGATAAAAAGAAATTAGTAGGATTAATAAATTGTCTTTCCGATGGTGTAATGACTGCTTACATTCATTACTTGTTAGTTAGACCAGAATATCAAGGCAAAGGAATTGGGAAAGAATTAGTTAATTTGATGATAAAAAAATATCAAGATTGTGCATGCAAAGTTTTAATTGCTTATGATGACGAAATAGGATTTTATAAGAGATGTGGTTTTGAAATAGGTGAAGGTGAAACACCTATGTTTATTACTTATCTTACTATTTAAACAAAGGGTGTTTGTTTGAGTCCTAGTCCGTCCGCCATTAATGGACAGGGATTATAAAGTTTTGATAAACTCGTCGCGAGGCGGGATTTTTTATATTCATTATCTTTTTCAAAATTTCCTTCTGAAAGATAATTTTCAAATTCTTTTCTAGCCCCTTCTTGAAGAATCGGAATAAAATGTGAATAAATATCTAGAGTAACTTAATTGATAATGACCTAAGTATTATGGGAACCATATTATAATCATAACGATATAAATTGCAGCAAAAAAAATGGTATATATATTACAGAGAATAAAAAAATCTCTAACTGAAGATATTATAGTTAGAGGTGATAAATATAGAAAAGAAAAAAATAATTGCTATGATACAAGATTTACGCAAAGAACTGCATAAATTAGTTAAAGAAAAAGGAATGCAAGATGAGAATGTAATAATGAAGAGTCAGGAGTTAGATAAACTATTAAATGAATATGAAAAACTTCTAGATAGAGAAAAAAATTAATAGCTGCTCTTTTTTAATGCATAAAAAAATGGCCAACCAAATGGTTGGCCTACGAAAGAGGTAGTAAATAATGTTGAAAAATCTATGTGATCCCTTAACGGGTTACTTATATTATATAGCGCTAAGATTAAATTATGGTTAAAATGAAATTAGAATTAGATTAAAAATGAGGTAGTGATAGTGTCTAAATCCAAAAGCAAAGTCCATGACGCTGATAAAACAAATAAAAAACAATCTGAAAAAGGTTACCTGATTTAAAAAACATGGGTTTTTTGTTAAAAGAAAGACTGAAGAAGAAAAGTCTCATTAGGGATGGTTTTTATAAAATAATATTTTGGCTATTTTTACAGGAAAATAATGCTGTATCACGAAATATAATTAAATGCAAAAAAATAGGAGAGTGGAAACAATGCCGTATGCAGAAATTTTAGTAACTAAAAATTTTATTACTGATGAGGAAAAGACTGTTCTAGTAAAGAAGATGACTAAAATTCTATTGGATTCAGAAGGCCTTATAGATAATCCGATATCAAGATCTATTGCTTTACTAGATATCAAAGAATTTGGCTGCCTATATGTTGGTGGAGAAAGGAGCAAGCAAGATAAAATATTAGTGAAAATATATGCATTTTCAAATGCATTTAATGATAAAAGCAAGAAAAAATTATTTTCAGATATTACTAATGCATTAATTTCAATTAATGATAAAATCAAATCTCAGAATGGAAGAAATATATGGTGTATGATAATTCCATTACAAAAAAATAATTTTGGAGTGGGAGGAGCTCCTGTCACATTGGAAATGACGAGGAACCTTGTTTCAGCTTATAAGGAATGACAAATAAAATACATAGCTAGGTGAATTAAATTATATTTCAAATTAGTAATTTCTAAAGTTAATAGGAATCGATTTAACCGCACTTTAGGGTAGTATTTTATTTGCCCTGGGTGCAGTTCTTTTTTTATTTTATAGGAAGAGTATTGTAAATATGAAAAAATAAAAGAATGAATAAGGTTACCATTATATTTTTCGTAAAAAGAAAAAGCCAACCAGAAGGTTGGCAAGGAAGGAGAAAATATCTATGTGATCCCTTAACGGGTTACTTATATTATATCGTGTTAAGATTAAATTGTGGTTAAAATTAAATTAGAATTACATTAAAATTAGATACAGAAGAATTCAAAAAGACCATAAAACAAGTAGGTACAGTTGATTTATTTTATAACTATGCGGGAATGGTAACTGATTCTAGAAAACTCTTATCTTATTCTTCCAGAACAGAAGTGTTCAGGCGGATCCTTGCTAATGTAGTAGGTAATCAGGTTGATAGAGGTCAGTTGCCATATAATGTTGCTTCTGATTTAGTAGCACAGGTAAGTTACTATGGTCCATATAACTTGTTCTTTAATAGGAGATAGTTTAGCTTGTTTTATTCAAATAGAAAAACGGTAATTATGTTATAAATGCTTATTTGAAATGTGGTGAAGCCAAAAGGTGTTCTGGATTTGATCGGATTATAGAGTTTAGAAAACCCGCTATGAAGGCGGGTTTTCTAAGGTTCTGGAATATTCTATTCCTATTATTTTTTAATATTTTCCTGCGATATAAAACATAGTTCATAATATTTATAATATTATGAATATTATTATTTTATGCAAAAATAAAGGAATTATGACTTTTATGTATAATTAATATATATAGAAATTGAAATTATATACATACAATGAAATTAATTTCAAAATTTGATTAAGGGGTGATCTAATATGAATAAAAGGAGAATTATTGATATAGCTAAATTATATTATGAATTAAATAAGTCACAAAAAGAAATTGCGGAAATACTTAATATTTCAAGAGCTACAGTTAGTAGAAAACTCAAAGAGGCAAGAGAAAAAGATATAGTTAAATTTAGTATTGACTATTCATACCATCCTAATTTTAAAATAGAAAAAGAAATGATGAGAAAATTTAATGCTAAAGAAGTATTTGTAGCTGATAATTTATATAGTGAAAATGATTTAATCTTTAAGGATATATCTTCACAATTATGTGCCTTTTTAGAAGAGATAATTTTAGATGGAGAAACCATTGGAGTATCATGGGGTAATACAATGAATAAAATAGCAAATAATTTTTGTAAGTTTAATAAAAAAAATATAAAAGTGGTGGAATTAAATGGAGCAATAGCTCAAAGTAAGTATTCTACTTCCGCTTATTCAATTTTAGAAACTTTTGCTTCTGCCTTTAATGGAGAACCTTATTATTTACCAAGTCCAGCAATAGTTGATAATAAAGATATAGCTAAATCATTTTTAAGTGATAGTAATATTAGCAATAATCTAAAAATTGCAGAACAAGCACAAGTTGCAATTTTTGGCATTGGTAAAATTAACAAAAATTCAGTTTTGTATAAAGCAGGATATTTTAAACCTGAAAAATATGAAAATTTAATAAATAATGGAGCTGTGGGTGATATATGTGCTAGATATTTTGATATTAATGGGGTTTTAGTAGATAAAAGTTTAAATGAAAGGACCTTAGGTATCAGTTTAGATAAACTAAAAGAAAAAAAATATTCAATAGGAATAGCAGTTGGAGAAGAAAAAGCGCAGCCTATTATAGGTGCTTTAAAGAAAAAATATGTAAATGTATTATTTACAGACAAAAAAACAGCTCAGAAAATATTAGAGATTAGTTAAAATTCAATAATTTTATAAAGACTAATGTTTAATAGATTGAAAAATTATATTAAAAAGAAAGGAGAAGTAGTAAAAGTAGTATCTTAAATTTTGAGGTGAATACAAATGGATGATTTAGTTTTTGAAATGAAAAATATCACCAAGACTTTTCCTAGTGTTAGGGCTTTGGAAGATATTAATTTCTCTGTTTTAAAAGGTGAAGTTCATTGTTTATTAGGTGCTAATGGAGCCGGAAAGTCTACATTGATAAAGGTATTAATGGGGGTACATAGACCCGATATTGGAGATATAATTCTAAAAGGGAAAAAAGTTAATATAAATAGTCCATTAGAAGCAAATAAGTTAGGTATAGCAGCTATCTATCAAGAACTTTCTTTAGTACCCGAATTATCTGTGTATGAAAACATTTTTCTCGGAAATTATCTTAAAAAAAATAATGGAATTTTAGACTGGAGAAAAATGAAAGAAATATCAAAAGTTATCTTGAGAGAATTAGATGTTGAATTAGATATAAATAAAAACATAGCAGAGTTAAGTAGAGCTGATCAACAAATGATTGAGATTGCCAAGGCTCTACAAAAAGAACCTGAAATTTTGATTATGGATGAACCATCTGCAACTTTAACTGCAGAAGAATTTAAAACTTTATTAAAAACAATTGAGATTCTCTGTTCGAAAGGAATAACTGTAATTTATATTTCTCATAAATTAGAAGAAATATTTCAAATAGGAGATAGATTTACTGTCTT
This window contains:
- a CDS encoding GNAT family N-acetyltransferase, which gives rise to MKIAYKTRKEFAIQQLQELFLSVEWSSGDYPDKLQAAMKNSHTVFSAWDKKKLVGLINCLSDGVMTAYIHYLLVRPEYQGKGIGKELVNLMIKKYQDCACKVLIAYDDEIGFYKRCGFEIGEGETPMFITYLTI
- a CDS encoding sugar-binding transcriptional regulator, whose translation is MNKRRIIDIAKLYYELNKSQKEIAEILNISRATVSRKLKEAREKDIVKFSIDYSYHPNFKIEKEMMRKFNAKEVFVADNLYSENDLIFKDISSQLCAFLEEIILDGETIGVSWGNTMNKIANNFCKFNKKNIKVVELNGAIAQSKYSTSAYSILETFASAFNGEPYYLPSPAIVDNKDIAKSFLSDSNISNNLKIAEQAQVAIFGIGKINKNSVLYKAGYFKPEKYENLINNGAVGDICARYFDINGVLVDKSLNERTLGISLDKLKEKKYSIGIAVGEEKAQPIIGALKKKYVNVLFTDKKTAQKILEIS
- a CDS encoding aspartyl-phosphate phosphatase Spo0E family protein, with the protein product MINIEKKKIIAMIQDLRKELHKLVKEKGMQDENVIMKSQELDKLLNEYEKLLDREKN
- a CDS encoding tetratricopeptide repeat protein; protein product: MRLYKRKMLLIVLVILFMTNTAIVFAVEDEETWQYYYDKSNIKYKLREYEKALSFIDLALDINNKIPAIYKLKGEIYIKLHKFNEAIFCYDEALKLGEHEATFYLSKGIAYLYLKENEKAVNLFKCLEG
- a CDS encoding ketopantoate reductase family protein, whose protein sequence is MKIKKVSLIGLGAIGAAYGSKLNEVESISLKVIASKDRIERYSKQGFDVNGKKYNFDFISPEEDIEPADLILVSVKYHHLKHTIEDMRKHVGPNTIILSLLNGISSEEILGNEYGMRKMLYAMCVAIDAVREGTNIKFSNIGKIVFGEKDNTYSENVLAVEELFDKAEIPYEIPENIMRSLWWKFMVNVGINQVSAVLRAPYGVFQKSNKALGLIKNSMEEVIEISKKIGINLEIKDIDEFINIMMELSPNGKTSMCQDIEGGRKTEVDMFAGTIYKLGLEHGVNTPVNKMLYDMIKVLEQMDEIKKYT